Proteins encoded together in one Ipomoea triloba cultivar NCNSP0323 chromosome 4, ASM357664v1 window:
- the LOC116016464 gene encoding pentatricopeptide repeat-containing protein At4g31850, chloroplastic: protein MAIDVLNSSRFCCAHFNCISVTDTAPGKSSLSLWVSISNGPLRGRKFESLKVLRRGSVVNWKKTRRKNVGVWHNVMNSSNGNLNSGISSEEVFGILKSFSDPNQALSLFKSVAELPKVVHTTETCNYMLELLRVHGRVSDMAMVFDVMQKQIIYRNLDTYLTIFKGLHIRGGIRLASFGLERMRKAGFVLNAYSYNGLIHLILQAGFCSEALEVYRRAVSDGIKLSLKTYSALMVACGKRRDTATVLSLLKEMDSLGLKPNIYTFTICIRALGRAGKVDDAYAILKRMDNEGCTPDVVTYTVLIDALCIAGKLDTAKEVFVKMKSNSQKPDRVTYITLLDRFSDSGDLDSVREFLDRMEADGYEADVVSFTILIDALCKVGRIDEALSSLDDMKEKGVSPNIYTYNSLISGLLRMNKVDDALLLFDNMESYGVRRTAFTYVPFIDYYGKLGEPDKALQTFEKMKAHGITPNLVACNASMYSLVESGRLREAKSIFDGIKRSGHVPDSITYNIMMKCYSNAGKIDEAIHLLSEMKENGCEPDVIVVNSLIDILYKDDRADEAWEMFHGMKDMKLAPTVVTYNTLLGGLRKEGKVQEAFKLFESMGAQGCSPNTITYNTLLDCLCKNGEVGTALTMLYEMTERNCIPDVFTYNTVIHGLAKERRVYEAFWFFNQMKKIVQPDCVTIYTLVPSLVKDGSVKYAVKIVENFVWQMENWVDDSFWRSICDGFFNEAKLEDSILFIEMLMYNGICKNDSVMAPLIRFLCKQKKALVAHDVFVKFTKSFGIRATLKSYYPLIEGLLDIHLSELAWSVFKEMKNTGCAPDVFTYNVLLNHLGKSGKVDELCELYEEMLHRGCKPIAITYNILISGLVKSDKLEKAVELYYDLMSDGFSPTPCTYGPLIGGFLKAGKLDDAKTFFEEMTSYGCKPNSAIYNILINGFGKAGDVETACHLFEKMIREGIRPDLKSYTILVDCLCLAGKVEDAVRYFEELKSSGIDPDLVSYNLMINGLGRAGKFEEALCLLDEMRSKGVTPNLYTYNSLIFNLGIIGRMEEADKMYEELQHLGLEPNVFTYNALIRGYSRSGDADRAYAVYEKMMVGGCSPNSGTFAQLPN, encoded by the coding sequence ATGGCTATAGATGTACTCAATTCCTCAAGATTCTGTTGCGCTCATTTCAATTGCATATCCGTAACTGACACTGCGCCAGGTAAGAGCTCGCTATCACTGTGGGTTTCAATTAGTAATGGGCCACTTAGAGGCAgaaagtttgaatctttgaaGGTTTTAAGGCGCGGGTCTGTGGTGAATTGGAAGAAAACTAGAAGAAAGAATGTGGGTGTTTGGCATAATGTGATGAACTCTTCGAATGGGAATCTCAACAGTGGGATTTCTTCAGAGGAAGTGTTTGGGATCTTGAAGTCGTTTTCAGACCCTAATCAAGCCTTATCTCTGTTTAAGTCTGTTGCTGAGCTGCCTAAGGTGGTTCACACTACAGAAACATGTAATTACATGCTTGAGCTTTTGAGGGTTCATGGGAGGGTCAGTGATATGGCTATGGTGTTTGATGTGATGCAAAAACAGATCATTTATAGGAATCTGGACACGTATTTGACCATATTCAAAGGTCTTCATATAAGAGGAGGGATTAGACTGGCTTCATTTGGTCTTGAGAGGATGAGAAAAGCAGGTTTTGTGTTGAATGCATATTCCTACAATGGGTTGATACATTTAATTCTTCAAGCGGGGTTCTGTTCGGAGGCTTTAGAAGTTTATAGAAGAGCGGTTTCAGATGGCATTAAGCTGAGCCTTAAGACTTACTCAGCATTAATGGTTGCTTGTGGTAAAAGAAGGGATACTGCCACGGTCCTGAGTTTGTTAAAAGAGATGGATAGTTTGGGGTTGAAGCCTAATATTTACACCTTTACCATCTGCATTAGAGCCCTCGGGAGAGCTGGAAAAGTCGATGATGCTTATGCTATATTGAAGCGAATGGATAATGAGGGCTGCACACCTGATGTTGTTACTTATACGGTTCTAATTGATGCCCTTTGTATTGCTGGAAAACTTGATACTGCAAAAGAAGTTTTCGTTAAGATGAAATCTAATAGTCAGAAACCTGATCGAGTCACATATATCACATTATTAGACCGGTTTAGTGACTCTGgggacttggattctgtgagGGAATTTTTGGACAGGATGGAAGCTGATGGTTATGAAGCAGATGTTGTTAGCTTTACGATACTCATTGATGCTTTGTGTAAAGTTGGGCGGATTGATGAGGCTTTATCAAGTTTAGATGATATGAAAGAGAAGGGGGTATCGCCTAATATTTATACTTACAATTCTCTAATTAGTGGCCTTCTAAGAATGAATAAGGTGGATGATGCATTATTACTGTTTGATAACATGGAGTCTTATGGAGTTCGACGTACTGCTTTCACGTATGTCCCCTTTATTGACTACTATGGGAAGCTGGGAGAGCCTGATAAAGCACTTCAAACTTTTGAAAAGATGAAAGCTCATGGAATCACACCAAATCTCGTTGCTTGCAATGCTTCTATGTATAGTCTGGTAGAGTCGGGCAGATTGAGAGAGGCTAAAAGCATATTTGATGGAATTAAAAGGAGTGGACATGTTCCGGATTCCATAACCTATAACATCATGATGAAGTGCTACAGCAATGCCGGGAAAATTGATGAAGCCATTCACTTGCTGTCTGAGATGAAGGAAAATGGATGTGAGCCTGATGTGATTGTAGTCAATTCATTGATTGACATACTTTACAAGGATGATCGAGCTGATGAAGCATGGGAAATGTTTCATGGAATGAAGGATATGAAACTTGCTCCTACTGTTGTGACTTATAACACACTATTGGGTGGACTTAGAAAGGAGGGTAAAGTTCAAGAGGCGTTTAAGTTATTTGAGAGTATGGGTGCACAGGGATGCTCTCCAAACACAATAACCTATAATACTCTTCTGGATTGTCTTTGCAAGAACGGTGAGGTTGGTACAGCCCTAACGATGCTTTATGAAATGACAGAAAGAAATTGCATTCCTGATGTTTTCACTTATAACACTGTCATTCATGGATTGGCTAAAGAAAGAAGGGTTTATGAAGCATTTTGGTTCTTCAATCAGATGAAGAAAATTGTCCAGCCTGACTGTGTGACTATTTACACACTTGTTCCTAGTCTTGTGAAAGATGGTTCTGTTAAGTATGCTGTTAAAATTGTTGAGAATTTTGTTTGGCAGATGGAAAATTGGGTAGATGATTCTTTTTGGAGAAGCATTTGTGATGGATTTTTTAATGAAGCAAAATTAGAAGATTCCATATTGTTTATTGAAATGCTGATGTATAATGGTATATGCAAAAATGACTCAGTTATGGCACCTTTGATAAGATTCCTGTGTAAGCAAAAGAAAGCTCTTGTTGCTCATGATGTCTTTGTAAAATTTACGAAATCTTTTGGAATTCGTGCAACACTAAAGTCATATTATCCTTTGATTGAGGGCCTTCTTGATATTCATCTTTCAGAACTGGCATGGAGTGTTTTTAAGGAGATGAAAAACACTGGCTGTGCCCCCGATGTTTTCACGTATAATGTGTTGCTCAATCATCTTGGAAAGTCTGGGAAGGTTGATGAACTTTGTGAACTGTACGAAGAGATGCTTCACAGAGGATGTAAACCAATAGCAATAACTTACAACATACTTATCTCTGGTCTGGTGAAGTCAGATAAGTTGGAGAAAGCAGTAGAGCTATATTATGATCTTATGAGTGATGGTTTTTCTCCCACTCCTTGTACATATGGTCCGCTAATTGGTGGCTTTTTGAAGGCTGGAAAATTAGATGATGCAAAGACTTTCTTTGAGGAAATGACAAGTTATGGTTGCAAACCTAACTCTGCTATCTACAATATCCTCATAAATGGGTTTGGAAAGGCAGGTGACGTAGAAACTGCTTGTcatttgtttgagaaaatgatcaGAGAAGGCATTAGACCAGATTTAAAATCCTATACCATTCTTGTGGATTGCCTTTGCTTGGCAGGAAAGGTAGAGGATGCTGTGCGCTACTTTGAGGAATTGAAATCATCTGGCATTGATCCTGATTTAGTTTCATACAATCTTATGATCAACGGCCTTGGGAGGGCAGGAAAATTTGAGGAAGCCTTATGTCTTCTCGATGAGATGCGAAGCAAAGGAGTTACTCCTAACCTTTATACATATAATTCTTTGATTTTCAACCTTGGAATAATTGGAAGGATGGAGGAGGCAGACAAAATGTATGAAGAGCTTCAGCATCTGGGTCTTGAACCTAATGTTTTTACATATAACGCTCTAATTAGAGGGTATAGCAGGTCGGGTGATGCTGATCGAGCATATGCAGTCTATGAAAAAATGATGGTTGGTGGCTGTAGTCCTAACAGTGGGACTTTCGCTCAACTACCAAATTAA
- the LOC116017284 gene encoding putative vesicle-associated membrane protein 726 encodes MGQQTLIYSFVARGTVILAEYTEFTGNFTGVAAQCLQKLPPSNNRFTYNCDGHTFNYLADNGFTYCVVASEAAGKQLPIGFLDRIKDDFSKKYGGGKAAKAKANGLNKEYGPKLKEHMRYCVAHPEEINKLAKVKAQVNEVKGVMMGNIEKVLDRGEKIELLVDKTENLRSQAQDFKKQGTKIKQKMWYENAKIKLVVAAIIAILILIIFLAICPHFRC; translated from the exons ATGGGGCAACAGACGCTGATCTACAGCTTTGTGGCCCGGGGAACGGTGATCCTCGCGGAGTACACGGAGTTCACCGGCAATTTCACCGGCGTTGCCGCCCAATGCCTCCAAAAACTTCCCCCGTCCAACAATAGATTCACCTACAACTGCGATGGTCACACCTTCAATTACCTCGCCGATAACGGTTTCA CCTACTGTGTTGTTGCAAGCGAGGCTGCTGGAAAGCAACTTCCCATTGGCTTCTTAGATCGAATAAAAGATGACTTTAGCAAGAAATACGGTGGTGGAAAAGCAGCAAAAGCAAAAGCCAATGGTCTTAATAAAGAATATGG ACCAAAATTAAAAGAGCACATGAGGTACTGTGTTGCGCATCCAGAAGAAATAAACAAGCTTGCTAAGGTGAAGGCTCAGGTTAATGAAGTAAAGGGAGTCATGATGGGAAACATTGAGAAG GTTCTTGACCGTGGTGAGAAGATTGAGCTTCTGGTTGATAAAACAGAGAATCTTCGTTCTCAG GCTCAGGATTTCAAGAAACAGGGAACCAAGATAAAGCAGAAGATGTGGTACGAAAACGCGAAGATAAAACTGGTTGTAGCTGCTATCATTGCAATTCTGATTCTTATCATCTTCTTGGCAATCTGCCCTCATTTCCGATGTTGA